Proteins encoded together in one Micromonospora kangleipakensis window:
- the rpmD gene encoding 50S ribosomal protein L30, translated as MARLKVTQLRSEIGTSGNQRESLRSLGLKRINDVVVKEDRPEIRGMIFTVNHLVKVEEVE; from the coding sequence ATGGCACGTCTCAAGGTCACCCAGCTCCGGTCCGAGATCGGGACCAGCGGCAACCAGCGTGAGTCGCTGCGGTCGCTCGGTCTCAAGCGGATCAACGACGTGGTGGTCAAGGAGGACCGGCCCGAGATCCGCGGCATGATCTTCACGGTCAACCACCTCGTGAAGGTCGAGGAGGTCGAGTAA